A genomic window from Nocardioides jiangxiensis includes:
- the metH gene encoding methionine synthase, whose translation MGTMIQRHTPGEAEYRGERFKDFHLDVKGNSDLLVLTQPDMIRGIHKEYLAAGADIVETNTFGATTIAQADFEMESLAYEMNVAGARLAREACDEYSTPERPRFVAGALGPTPKTASISPDVNDPGARNVSYDELVAAYLEQANGLVDGGADILLIETIFDTLNAKAAIFAVETLFEERGRRWPVIISGTITDASGRTLSGQTTEAFWNSIRHVKPLAVGLNCALGAAEMRQYVAELARIADCFVSCYPNAGLPNAFGEYDETAQQMAAVVKEFADSGLVNILGGCCGTTPEHIGCIQQATTGLTPRVPSTVAPAMRLSGLEPLNITDESLFVNVGERTNITGSARFRNLIKDGDYDTALQVAAQQVEAGAQVIDVNMDEGMIDGVAAMDRFLKLIASEPDISRVPIMVDSSKWEVIEAGLKTIQGKPIVNSISMKAGEEEFRTQARLCRKYGAAVVVMAFDEEGQADNLERRKEICARAYRILVEEEGFPAEDIIFDPNVFAVATGIEEHASYGVDFIEGARWIKENLPGAQISGGISNVSFSFRGNNPVREAIHAVFLFHAIKAGLSMGIVNAGALVTYDSIDPELRDAIEDVVLNRAADPQAATERLLELAEAHRGSGEQAEAAAEEWRSLPVRERITHALVKGLDAHVEADTEELRAEIEQAGGRPIEVIEGPLMDGMNVVGDLFGAGKMFLPQVVKSARVMKKAVAYLIPFIEAEKAKSGNTGKDTNGTIVMATVKGDVHDIGKNIVGVVLQCNNFEVIDLGVMVPVQKILDAAREHDADIIGLSGLITPSLDEMVTVATEMQRQGFDIPLLIGGATTSRAHTAVKVDKKYDGPVVWVKDASRSVPVAATLLSDEQRPKFMDEVQADYDALRERHAAKNDRPMVTLEAARANAPQLDWSTYHPPRPHLLLQQSHDVSAVANIGERHATQYVKVFKDYSLTELRRYIDWQPFFNAWEMKGSFPDILNNPASGPAARKLYDDAQAMLDQLIEEKWLSASGVIGLFPANAVGDDIELYTDDHRTEVRTVLHHLRQQGEHREGIANKALSDFVAPKSTGLKDYVGAFAVTAGLGSVEKVKEFKERLDDYNAILLESLADRLAEAFAERMHERVRKEFWGYAPDEHLDNVALIKEQYAGIRPAPGYPACPEHTEKRTLWELLDVEATTGIELTESMAMWPGASVSGFYFSHPDSQYFVVGRVGRDQVADYAERKGWTLAEAERWLSANLAYDPED comes from the coding sequence ATGGGCACGATGATCCAGCGCCACACCCCGGGCGAGGCGGAGTACCGAGGCGAGCGGTTCAAGGACTTCCACCTCGACGTCAAGGGCAACTCCGACCTCCTGGTGCTGACCCAGCCGGACATGATCCGCGGCATCCACAAGGAGTACCTCGCCGCCGGCGCGGACATCGTGGAGACCAACACCTTCGGCGCGACCACCATCGCGCAGGCCGACTTCGAGATGGAGTCGCTCGCCTACGAGATGAACGTCGCCGGCGCCCGCCTGGCCCGCGAGGCCTGCGACGAGTACTCGACCCCCGAGCGACCGCGCTTCGTCGCCGGCGCGCTCGGTCCCACCCCGAAGACCGCCAGCATCTCGCCGGACGTCAACGACCCCGGCGCCCGCAACGTCTCCTACGACGAGCTCGTCGCGGCGTACCTCGAGCAGGCCAACGGCCTCGTCGACGGCGGCGCGGACATCCTGCTGATCGAGACGATCTTCGACACGCTCAACGCGAAGGCCGCCATCTTCGCCGTGGAGACGCTCTTCGAGGAGCGTGGCCGCCGCTGGCCGGTCATCATCTCCGGCACGATCACCGACGCCTCGGGACGCACGCTGTCGGGCCAGACGACGGAGGCGTTCTGGAACTCGATCCGCCACGTCAAGCCGCTCGCGGTCGGCCTCAACTGCGCGCTCGGCGCCGCCGAGATGCGGCAGTACGTCGCGGAGCTGGCCCGGATCGCGGACTGCTTCGTCTCCTGCTACCCGAACGCCGGCCTGCCCAACGCCTTCGGTGAGTACGACGAGACGGCCCAGCAGATGGCCGCGGTCGTGAAGGAGTTCGCGGACTCCGGCCTGGTGAACATCCTCGGCGGCTGCTGCGGCACGACCCCGGAGCACATCGGCTGCATCCAGCAGGCCACCACCGGCCTCACGCCGCGTGTGCCGTCGACAGTCGCCCCCGCGATGCGGCTCTCGGGCCTCGAGCCGCTCAACATCACCGACGAGTCGCTCTTCGTCAACGTCGGCGAGCGCACCAACATCACCGGCTCCGCCCGCTTCCGCAACCTGATCAAGGACGGCGACTACGACACCGCCCTCCAGGTCGCCGCGCAGCAGGTCGAGGCCGGCGCGCAGGTCATCGACGTCAACATGGACGAGGGCATGATCGACGGCGTCGCCGCGATGGACCGCTTCCTCAAGCTGATCGCGTCCGAGCCCGACATCAGCCGGGTCCCGATCATGGTCGACTCCTCGAAGTGGGAGGTCATCGAGGCCGGCCTGAAGACGATCCAGGGCAAGCCGATCGTCAACTCCATCTCCATGAAGGCCGGCGAGGAGGAGTTCCGCACGCAGGCCCGCCTGTGCCGCAAGTACGGCGCGGCCGTCGTGGTGATGGCCTTCGACGAGGAGGGCCAGGCCGACAACCTCGAGCGCCGCAAGGAGATCTGCGCGCGCGCCTACCGCATCCTGGTGGAGGAGGAGGGCTTCCCGGCCGAGGACATCATCTTCGACCCCAACGTCTTCGCCGTGGCCACCGGCATCGAGGAGCACGCGTCGTACGGCGTGGACTTCATCGAGGGCGCCCGCTGGATCAAGGAGAACCTCCCGGGAGCGCAGATCTCCGGTGGCATCTCCAACGTCTCGTTCTCGTTCCGCGGCAACAACCCGGTGCGCGAGGCGATCCACGCGGTCTTCCTCTTCCACGCCATCAAGGCGGGCCTGTCGATGGGCATCGTCAACGCCGGCGCGCTGGTCACCTACGACTCGATCGACCCCGAGCTGCGCGACGCCATCGAGGACGTCGTCCTCAACCGCGCGGCGGACCCGCAGGCCGCCACCGAGCGCCTGCTCGAGCTCGCCGAGGCCCACCGGGGCTCCGGCGAGCAGGCCGAGGCGGCTGCGGAGGAGTGGCGGAGCCTGCCGGTGCGCGAGCGGATCACCCATGCGCTGGTGAAGGGCCTCGACGCACACGTCGAGGCCGACACCGAGGAGCTGCGCGCCGAGATCGAGCAGGCCGGCGGCCGTCCGATCGAGGTCATCGAGGGACCGCTCATGGACGGCATGAACGTCGTCGGTGACCTCTTCGGTGCGGGCAAGATGTTCCTCCCGCAGGTCGTGAAGAGCGCCCGCGTGATGAAGAAGGCCGTCGCCTACCTGATCCCGTTCATCGAGGCGGAGAAGGCGAAGTCGGGCAACACCGGCAAGGACACCAACGGCACGATCGTCATGGCGACGGTCAAGGGCGACGTGCACGACATCGGCAAGAACATCGTCGGCGTCGTCCTGCAGTGCAACAACTTCGAGGTCATCGACCTCGGCGTCATGGTGCCGGTGCAGAAGATCCTCGACGCGGCCCGGGAGCACGACGCCGACATCATCGGCCTCTCCGGCCTGATCACCCCGTCGCTCGACGAGATGGTCACGGTCGCGACCGAGATGCAGCGCCAGGGCTTCGACATCCCGCTCCTGATCGGTGGCGCCACGACCTCGCGTGCCCACACGGCCGTGAAGGTCGACAAGAAGTACGACGGCCCCGTGGTGTGGGTGAAGGACGCGTCGCGCTCGGTGCCGGTCGCGGCGACCCTCCTCTCCGACGAGCAGCGCCCCAAGTTCATGGACGAGGTCCAGGCCGACTACGACGCGCTGCGCGAGCGGCACGCGGCCAAGAACGACCGCCCGATGGTGACGCTCGAGGCAGCGCGCGCCAACGCACCGCAGCTCGACTGGTCGACGTACCACCCGCCGCGTCCGCACCTGCTGCTCCAGCAGAGCCACGACGTCAGCGCGGTCGCCAACATCGGCGAGCGGCACGCGACCCAGTACGTGAAGGTGTTCAAGGACTACTCGCTGACCGAGCTGCGCCGCTACATCGACTGGCAGCCGTTCTTCAACGCCTGGGAGATGAAGGGGTCGTTCCCGGACATCCTGAACAACCCGGCGTCGGGTCCGGCTGCCCGCAAGCTGTACGACGACGCGCAGGCGATGCTCGACCAGCTGATCGAGGAGAAGTGGCTCTCGGCCAGCGGTGTCATCGGCCTCTTCCCGGCCAACGCGGTCGGTGACGACATCGAGCTCTACACCGACGACCACCGCACCGAGGTGCGGACCGTGCTGCACCACCTGCGCCAGCAGGGCGAGCACCGCGAGGGCATCGCCAACAAGGCGCTCTCGGACTTCGTCGCGCCGAAGTCCACCGGGCTCAAGGACTACGTCGGCGCCTTCGCGGTGACGGCGGGCCTGGGCTCGGTGGAGAAGGTCAAGGAGTTCAAGGAGCGGCTCGACGACTACAACGCGATCCTGCTCGAGTCGCTCGCCGACCGCCTCGCGGAGGCGTTCGCGGAGCGGATGCACGAGCGGGTCCGCAAGGAGTTCTGGGGCTACGCGCCCGACGAGCACCTCGACAACGTGGCGCTGATCAAGGAGCAGTACGCCGGCATCCGCCCTGCGCCCGGGTACCCGGCG
- a CDS encoding PAC2 family protein encodes MIEIDDVRDLVDPVVIAAFEGWNDAADSASSVIDHLMEVWDAEVVGAIDPEDFYDFQMNRPNIESGTDGHRRIVWPTTQIAIASPPGLDRDVILIRGLEPNMRWRQFCAELLAACDELGASLVITLAALLADTPHTRPLPVTGSATEPELVDRLRVEQSSYEGPTGIVGVFQDACGRLDIPAVSYWVAVPHYVAQPPCPKASLALVHELEDLLGCAIPLADLPEEARAWERGVDELAEEEEEIGDYVRALEETRDTADLPEASGEAIAREFEQYLKRRNTE; translated from the coding sequence GTGATCGAGATCGATGACGTCCGCGACCTGGTCGACCCTGTGGTGATCGCCGCCTTCGAGGGCTGGAACGACGCTGCCGACAGCGCCTCGTCCGTCATCGACCACCTCATGGAGGTGTGGGACGCCGAGGTCGTCGGCGCCATCGACCCCGAGGACTTCTACGACTTCCAGATGAACCGGCCCAACATCGAGTCGGGCACCGACGGGCACCGCCGGATCGTCTGGCCCACGACGCAGATCGCGATCGCCTCTCCCCCGGGGCTGGACCGCGACGTCATCCTGATCCGCGGCCTCGAGCCCAACATGCGCTGGCGTCAGTTCTGCGCCGAGCTGCTCGCGGCCTGCGACGAGCTCGGGGCATCCCTGGTGATCACGCTCGCTGCGCTCCTCGCCGACACGCCCCACACGCGTCCGCTCCCCGTGACCGGCTCGGCCACCGAGCCCGAGCTGGTCGACCGGCTGCGCGTCGAGCAGTCGTCGTACGAGGGTCCGACGGGGATCGTCGGGGTCTTCCAGGACGCGTGCGGACGGCTCGACATCCCGGCGGTCTCCTACTGGGTGGCGGTGCCGCACTACGTGGCCCAGCCGCCGTGTCCCAAGGCGTCGCTCGCACTCGTGCACGAGCTCGAGGACCTGCTCGGCTGCGCGATCCCGCTGGCCGACCTCCCCGAGGAGGCGCGCGCCTGGGAGCGCGGCGTCGACGAGCTGGCCGAGGAGGAAGAGGAGATCGGCGACTACGTCCGTGCGCTCGAGGAGACCCGGGACACCGCGGACCTTCCGGAGGCGTCGGGCGAGGCGATCGCCCGGGAGTTCGAGCAGTACCTCAAGCGGCGCAACACCGAGTGA
- the mshC gene encoding cysteine--1-D-myo-inosityl 2-amino-2-deoxy-alpha-D-glucopyranoside ligase, with translation MRAWSAPEIAPLQVKGPVVRVHDTATGGLVETSPAETGARMYVCGITPYDATHMGHAATYIGMDLLNRAWRNAGHAVTFVQNVTDVDDPLLERAAKVNVPWEELALRETQLFREDMEALRVLPPDHYVGAVESIPLVIALIQKLQEQGVVYDVEGDLYFEVNADKAFGEVSGLDREQMLALFGERGGDPERPGKKDPLDCVLWRAERDGEPSWDSPFGKGRPGWHIECTAIALEHLGHAFDVQAGGSDLSFPHHEMCAGEAQVAEGERFAHAYVHAGMVAYDGEKMSKSKGNLVFVNELRRSEVDPAAIRLSLLLHHYREDWEWTAQNLWNAEDMLDRWREALRHGVGAPAGPVVEQVLAALANDLDAPAAVAAIDAWAAATSAGDHKDIYAADQIRAVLDAGLGLKA, from the coding sequence ATGCGCGCCTGGTCTGCTCCCGAGATCGCCCCTCTGCAGGTCAAGGGACCCGTCGTCCGGGTCCACGACACCGCCACCGGCGGACTGGTCGAGACGAGCCCCGCCGAGACCGGGGCCCGCATGTACGTCTGCGGCATCACGCCGTACGACGCCACGCACATGGGCCACGCAGCGACGTACATCGGCATGGACCTGCTCAACCGCGCCTGGCGCAACGCGGGTCACGCGGTGACCTTCGTCCAGAACGTCACCGACGTCGACGACCCGCTGCTCGAGCGCGCCGCCAAGGTCAACGTGCCGTGGGAGGAGCTCGCCCTGCGCGAGACCCAGCTCTTCCGCGAGGACATGGAGGCGCTGCGCGTCCTCCCGCCGGACCACTACGTCGGCGCAGTCGAGTCCATCCCGCTCGTTATCGCCCTCATCCAGAAGCTGCAGGAGCAGGGCGTGGTCTACGACGTCGAGGGCGACCTCTACTTCGAGGTCAACGCCGACAAGGCGTTCGGCGAGGTGTCCGGCCTGGACCGGGAGCAGATGCTGGCGCTCTTCGGCGAGCGCGGTGGCGACCCGGAGCGTCCCGGCAAGAAGGACCCCCTCGACTGCGTCCTGTGGCGTGCCGAGCGCGACGGGGAGCCGAGCTGGGACAGCCCGTTCGGCAAGGGCCGGCCCGGCTGGCACATCGAGTGCACGGCGATCGCGCTGGAGCACCTCGGCCACGCGTTCGACGTCCAGGCCGGCGGCAGCGACCTGTCCTTCCCGCACCACGAGATGTGCGCCGGCGAGGCGCAGGTCGCCGAGGGCGAGCGGTTCGCTCACGCCTACGTGCACGCGGGCATGGTGGCGTACGACGGCGAGAAGATGTCGAAGTCCAAGGGCAACCTGGTCTTCGTCAACGAGCTCCGCCGCAGCGAGGTCGACCCGGCCGCGATCCGGCTGAGCCTCCTGCTGCACCACTACCGCGAGGACTGGGAGTGGACCGCCCAGAACCTGTGGAACGCCGAGGACATGCTGGACCGGTGGCGCGAGGCGCTGCGCCACGGTGTCGGCGCGCCGGCGGGCCCGGTCGTCGAGCAGGTGCTCGCGGCGCTCGCCAACGACCTCGACGCCCCCGCGGCCGTCGCGGCGATCGACGCGTGGGCTGCGGCGACGAGCGCTGGCGACCACAAGGACATCTACGCCGCCGACCAGATCCGGGCCGTCCTCGACGCGGGGCTGGGGCTCAAGGCCTGA
- a CDS encoding SCO1664 family protein, which translates to MAELVLEGRLTTASNATFLGRLGDLQVVYKPVAGERPLWDFPGGHLAHRELATYLVSEALGWHVVPRTWLDDGPHGPGMLQEWIEEDPGQAAVDVVLPGEQLPGQVVVLEARDETGRPVLLVHEESAALRRIALLDVLVNNADRKGGHVLSRGAERFGIDHGVTFHTDPKLRTVLWGWIGEPLTEEERRAVAHVATDGALTGQLSRLLSDDEIEAFRTRAGALLDAGVFPPPSGEWPAIPWPAL; encoded by the coding sequence GTGGCTGAGCTGGTCCTCGAGGGCCGGCTGACGACCGCCTCCAACGCGACCTTCCTCGGGCGGCTCGGCGACCTGCAGGTCGTCTACAAGCCCGTGGCGGGGGAGCGGCCGCTCTGGGACTTCCCGGGCGGCCACCTCGCGCACCGTGAGCTCGCGACGTACCTGGTCTCGGAGGCGCTCGGCTGGCACGTCGTACCCCGGACCTGGCTGGACGACGGCCCGCACGGACCGGGGATGCTCCAGGAGTGGATCGAGGAGGATCCGGGCCAGGCCGCCGTGGACGTGGTGCTGCCCGGCGAACAGCTGCCGGGACAGGTCGTCGTCCTCGAGGCCCGCGACGAGACCGGCCGACCGGTGCTGCTGGTCCACGAGGAGTCCGCGGCGCTGCGTCGCATCGCGCTCCTGGACGTCCTGGTCAACAACGCCGACCGCAAGGGCGGTCACGTGCTCAGCCGGGGCGCGGAGCGCTTCGGCATCGACCACGGGGTCACCTTCCACACGGATCCGAAGCTCCGCACGGTGCTGTGGGGCTGGATCGGCGAACCGCTGACCGAGGAGGAACGACGAGCGGTCGCGCACGTGGCCACGGACGGCGCCCTGACCGGGCAGCTCTCCCGGCTCCTCAGCGACGACGAGATCGAGGCGTTCCGCACGCGGGCCGGCGCCCTGCTGGACGCGGGTGTCTTCCCGCCGCCGTCGGGCGAGTGGCCCGCCATCCCGTGGCCTGCGCTCTGA
- a CDS encoding DUF3090 domain-containing protein: MDPVMHSFDPPERFVAGTVGAPGQRTFFLQARAGRRIVSVALEKQQVAVLAQRVDELLDELMQQGGTSGIIPAVAPLDLADDGPLEQPIDEEFRVGTMTLSWDTAEERIVIEVYPLVDAGDESGEPAQEAAGEVLVVRLAAATARAFVARAQKVVGAGRPDCPFCGEPIDASGHLCVRANGFKRRG; the protein is encoded by the coding sequence ATGGATCCGGTGATGCACTCGTTCGACCCGCCCGAGCGGTTCGTGGCGGGCACGGTCGGCGCGCCCGGGCAGCGCACGTTCTTCCTGCAGGCGCGCGCGGGCCGCCGCATCGTCAGCGTCGCGCTCGAGAAGCAGCAGGTCGCGGTGCTGGCGCAGCGCGTGGACGAGCTCCTCGACGAGCTCATGCAGCAGGGTGGTACGAGCGGGATCATCCCGGCCGTGGCGCCGCTCGACCTCGCCGACGACGGGCCGCTCGAGCAGCCCATCGACGAGGAGTTCCGCGTCGGCACCATGACGCTCTCGTGGGACACCGCGGAGGAGCGCATCGTCATCGAGGTCTATCCGCTCGTCGACGCGGGCGATGAGAGCGGCGAGCCCGCACAGGAGGCCGCCGGCGAGGTGCTCGTGGTCCGCCTGGCCGCTGCGACGGCGCGTGCGTTCGTGGCTCGTGCCCAGAAGGTCGTGGGTGCTGGTCGGCCCGACTGCCCGTTCTGCGGTGAGCCGATCGACGCGTCGGGGCACCTCTGCGTCCGTGCCAACGGCTTCAAGCGACGTGGCTGA
- a CDS encoding MSMEG_4193 family putative phosphomutase, whose amino-acid sequence MATVILVRHGRSTANTSGVLAGRAPGVDLDDVGRAQAEEVARRIADAHPVAIAVSPLDRCLQTAAPIADATGLDLTVDEALQEVGYGAWQGRAIKELLEEPLWRTVQATPSAATFPDGECLGDMAERIAAALRAHDARIEAAHGAGAVWVAVSHGDPIKAALADALGLPFDHFQRIHVDPGSVSIVRYGSVRPTVLAMNTHAGELGWLRAPVERPDDAEVGGGAGPAARGAGS is encoded by the coding sequence ATGGCAACGGTGATCCTCGTGCGACACGGGCGGAGCACGGCGAACACCTCGGGTGTGCTCGCCGGCCGCGCGCCCGGAGTGGACCTCGACGACGTCGGACGAGCGCAGGCCGAGGAGGTCGCCCGGCGGATCGCCGACGCGCACCCCGTCGCGATCGCGGTCAGCCCGCTGGACCGGTGCCTGCAGACCGCGGCCCCGATCGCCGACGCCACCGGTCTCGACCTCACCGTCGACGAGGCCCTCCAGGAGGTCGGGTACGGCGCCTGGCAGGGGCGCGCCATCAAGGAGCTGCTCGAGGAGCCGCTGTGGCGGACGGTCCAGGCGACGCCGTCGGCCGCGACCTTCCCGGACGGCGAGTGCCTGGGCGACATGGCCGAGCGCATCGCAGCCGCACTGCGGGCGCACGACGCCCGGATCGAGGCCGCCCACGGAGCCGGCGCCGTCTGGGTCGCGGTGAGCCACGGCGACCCGATCAAGGCAGCCCTCGCCGACGCGCTCGGCCTGCCCTTCGACCACTTCCAGCGCATCCACGTCGACCCCGGCTCGGTCTCGATCGTCCGCTACGGCAGCGTGCGTCCGACGGTCCTGGCGATGAACACGCATGCCGGCGAGCTGGGCTGGCTGCGTGCGCCGGTGGAGCGGCCGGACGACGCCGAGGTCGGTGGCGGAGCGGGCCCCGCGGCCCGAGGGGCCGGGTCCTAG